The following are encoded together in the Xiphophorus hellerii strain 12219 chromosome 3, Xiphophorus_hellerii-4.1, whole genome shotgun sequence genome:
- the LOC116717912 gene encoding anionic trypsin-1-like: MALLKVLLLLGLGVSVNSDVSLQKRIIGGHNCADMERLYHVRLEGTNRTQMSLCGGSLIHPQWILTSAHCWEPETGWINEAMLKVHPRTATQQNQVIRQAPVIYTDQGHQHDIMLLKLRKPVSDVPPVKLPDCSYRLKIGDTVQLAGEGATTTGPNNERLSNAATATHLQCVDIKVDDGSIFDPTCGHVFYTAAPNKDICPGDSGSAAVLNGMIYGVMVEGGPDYACEAPVSIMDVCEYIGWIKTTIGLK; this comes from the exons atggctctgctgaaggttctgctgctgctggggctgg gtgtttccgtgaactcagatgtttctctgcagaagagAATCATTGGAGGTCATAACTGTGCTGACATGGAGCGTCTTTATCATGTTCGGCTGGAGGGCACCAATCGTACTCAGATGAGCCTGTGTGGAGGATCTCTGATCCACCCTCAGTGGATCCTGACTTCAGCTCACTGCTGGGAGCCAGAGACAGGGTG GATTAACGAAGCAATGTTAAAAGTTCATCCACGGACTGCTACACAGCAGAATCAGGTAATCCGACAAGCTCCTGTGATTTATACTGACCAGGGCCACCAGCATGACATCATGTTGCTGAAGCTTCGGAAACCAGTATCAGATGTCCCACCTGTTAAGCTACCAGACTGCAGTTATCGTCTTAAAAT TGGTGACACTGTTCAGCTGGCAGGAGAGGGAGCAACAACAACCGGCCCCAATAATGAACGAT TATCCAATGCTGCTACTGCAACACATCTTCAGTGTGTCGACATAAAAGTTGATGATGGTTCCATCTTCGATCCGACATGTGGGCATGTATTCTATACTGCAGCACCGAACAAAGATATATGTCCT GGTGACTCTGGTTCAGCAGCGGTGCTCAACGGCATGATTTATGGTGTGATGGTTGAAGGTGGACCAGACTATGCATGTGAGGCACCAGTTTCCATCATGGATGTGTGTGAATACATTGGatggataaaaacaacaatcgggcttaaataa
- the LOC116716172 gene encoding trypsin-4-like: MALLKVLLLLLGLVKSFFASSGVSVNSDVSLQKRIIGGHNCADTERLYHVRLEGTAGHSKTICGGSLIHPKWILTATHCWKSETRRLEVVVVKVHPRTGEEQHHIVTHNPVLYTDGSREHGIMLLKLQKRVTNVPLAQLPDCSYRLKIGDIVQLAGEGATTTGPNNRRLTDGEIPAHLQCVDMNVVEISQVQPKYGHVFSIAAPNKDSCRGESGGAAVYNNMIYGVIVETGPIHACQRPVYINDVCEYIGWIKTTIGLK, encoded by the exons ATGGCtctgctgaaggttctgctgctgctgctggggctgg TAAAGTCCTTCTTTGCTTCTTCAGGTGTTTCCGTGAactcagatgtttctctgcagaagagAATCATTGGAGGTCATAATTGTGCTGACACGGAGCGTCTTTATCATGTTCGGCTGGAGGGCACCGCAGGACATAGTAAGACAATTTGTGGAGGATCTCTGATCCACCCTAAATGGATCCTGACTGCAACTCACTGCTGGAAGTCAGAGACAAGGAG GCTTGAAGTAGTAGTTGTAAAAGTTCATCCACGGACTGGTGAAGAGCAGCATCACATAGTCACACACAATCCTGTGCTGTATACTGACGGCAGCCGGGAGCATGGCATCATGTTGCTCAAGCTTCAAAAAAGAGTAACAAATGTCCCACTTGCTCAGCTACCAGACTGCAGTTATCGTCTTAAAAT TGGTGACATTGTTCAGCTGGCAGGAGAGGGAGCAACGACAACCGGCCCCAATAATCGACGAT TGACCGATGGTGAAATTCCAGCACATCTTCAGTGTGTCGACATGAACGTTGTTGAGATTTCCCAAGTCCAGCCAAAATATGGACATGTATTCTCCATTGCAGCACCGAACAAGGATTCATGTCGT GGCGAATCCGGCGGAGCAGCAGTGTACAACAACATGATTTATGGTGTGATTGTTGAAACTGGACCAATCCATGCATGTCAGAGACCAGTTTACATAAATGATGTGTGTGAATACATTGGatggataaaaacaacaatcgggcttaaataa
- the LOC116716178 gene encoding trypsin-like, with amino-acid sequence MALLKVLLLLLGLVNSDVSLQKRIIGGHNCADTERLYHVRLEGSNGTQTNLCGGSLIHPKWILTADSCWKTERGWFNVAMLNVHPRTAGLKVLGIQADMLFYDPEGWRHDIMLLKLLRRVKDVPLAPLPDCSNRPKIGDTVQLAGEGATTTGPNNEQISNVAPGTHLQCVDMPVVEASHFLPTYGHVFSAKARNKDVCYGDAGSAAVFNGKIYGVISPGVPRYACESAASIVDLCEYMDWIRRQIDRT; translated from the exons atggctctgctgaaggttctgctgctgctgctggggctgg tgaactcagatgtttctctgcagaagagAATCATTGGAGGTCATAACTGTGCTGACACGGAGCGTCTTTATCATGTTCGGCTGGAGGGCTCCAATGGTACTCAGACGAACCTGTGTGGAGGATCTCTGATCCACCCTAAGTGGATCCTGACTGCAGATTCCTGCTGGAAGACGGAGAGAGGGTG GTTTAATGTAGcaatgttaaatgttcatcCACGGACTGCTGGACTGAAGGTTCTAGGAATCCAAGCCGATATGTTGTTTTATGATCCTGAAGGCTGGCGGCATGACATCATGTTGCTGAAGCTTCTAAGACGAGTAAAGGATGTCCCACTTGCTCCACTACCAGACTGCAGTAATCGCCCTAAAAT TGGTGACACTGTTCAGCTGGCAGGAGAGGGAGCAACGACAACCGGCCCAAATAATGAGCAAA TATCCAATGTTGCTCCTGGAACACATCTTCAGTGTGTCGACATGCCAGTTGTTGAGGCTTCACATTTCCTGCCGACATATGGGCATGTATTCTCTGCTAAAGCACGGAACAAGGATGTGTGTTAT GGTGACGCTGGTTCAGCAGCGGTGTTCAATGGCAAGATTTATGGTGTGATTTCTCCAGGTGTACCACGCTATGCATGTGAGAGCGCAGCTTCAATCGTAGATTTGTGTGAATACATGGACTGGATAAGAAGACAAATTGACAGAACATAA